CCGGAGAGAGGACCTCGTGCGTAAATCCCTGAAGGCGACCCTGTGGACCGTCGGCGCCCTCGTGGCCCTGCCCGTCCTGACGCTGGCGACCACGTCGATCGTCAACGTCGTCGCCACGAAGTCGGAGCTGGCCGCCATCACCTCGTACGGCGAGCTGGTACCCGTCGACGGGAGAGAGATGAACGTCGTCGTCAGCGGGTCCGGAGCGGACACGATCGTCCTGCTGCCGGGCCTCGGCACGGCGGCACCCGGCCTGGACTTCCAGCCGCTCATCGCCGAACTCGACGACACCCACCGTGTCGTCGCCGTCGAGCCGTTCGGCACCGGCCTCAGCGACCAGACCGACTCTCCCCGCACGGCGGAGAACATCGCGGGCGAGGTGCACGAGGCGCTGCGCCAGCTGGGCATCGACCGCTACGCGCTCATGGGGCACTCGATCTCGGGCATCTACGCCCTCGAGTACAGCCGGCTCTACGCGAGCGAGGTCACCGCGTTCATCGGGATCGACAGCAGCGTCCCCGACCAGCCCGGCGCGGACGACCCCACGCCGACCGACGGGCTCGTCGCCCTGCGCGACCTCGGTCTGCTCCGCGTGGCGACCGCGGTCGCCGGCGACACCTACGCGGGGCTGCCGTACGACGAGGCCACGAAAGAGCAGATGCGCCTCCTGACGACGAAGAACTCGACCGCACCGACCCTGCTCGACGAGATGGACCACACCGCGAGCAACTTCGCCTCGGTCAGCGGGCGGACGTTCCCGGCGGACCTGCCGGTCCTCCTCTTCGTGGTGCAGGACGGCGCCGACGACGACGGCTGGCTCGAGCTGCACGAGAGCCAGGCCGCGAGCGTCGACCGCGGCCAGGTCGTCGCGCTCGACGGAGACCACTACCTGCACCACACGCAGTCGACACGGATCGCCGACGACACCGACGAGTTCCTCGCCGGGTGAGGCAGCACGAGACGGTCGAGGTCACGGCGGGGTAACGAAGTCGATGCGTTCCAATCCTTTTCGGCGACGGTGGCGAACCCTGTACATCCCCACCGGGACCAACAGGGTCGAGGTCACGGCGGGGTAACGAAGTCGATGCGTTCCAATCCTTTTCGGCGACGGTGGCGAACCCTGTACATCCCCACCGGGACCAACAGACAAGGAGCTTCATCATGAACGCCTTCACCCGCAAGAACATCACCAAGACCACGCTCGGCCTCGTGGCCTCGGGCGCCCTCGTCTTCTCGCTCGCCGCCTGCTCGATGGACTCCGGTTCGTCCTCCGACACGTCGTCCTCGAGCTCGTCCTCCGCCGAGCCCAGCGCCGCGTCGACGCCCGCCGCGTCGATCGCCGACCTCAGCAACGGTGTCGACACCCAGGTCGCCGTCGACGCGTCCTTCGTCGAAGCCCTCACCAGCCTCGGCCTGACCCCCGGCGTCGTGGGCACCGCGACCTTCACCGACGGACATCAGCCCCGACGCCGCGTCGCTGCTGAACCAGACCTTCAAGACCGACGCCGTCCAGGACGAGATGCTCGTCGGCGTCGCGAAGATCACCGCCGCCACCGAATAACACCCCCGCCTGCCGGCCCCCGGGTCGGCAGGCCCCTCGGGTCGTCTCCGTGGCGACGCACCGCCCTCACCTTTCGGCGAGGACCGGTCATCCCGGTGGTCCCCCTCCCGCACCCTTGCGGGAGGGGGTTTCCTCTGCCCTGACCCAACCGCCGACCGACGAACGGAACCCCGTGGTCCACCCCGCCTCAGCTCTCACTCCCCCGATGCTCCTCGGGCGCCTCCCGACCCATGCCGAAGCAGCCCCGGTCGAGGTGCACCTGCCGCGTTCACGGTTCCCCGTGGCGATCAGCTTCGAGTCGTCGGACACGTGGTCGATCGCCGAGCGCTTCGGCGAGCAGCTCGTCAGCCACGGACGACTCGCCTACCGGGCCGGGGCGTTCGTCGTCCGCACCGCGGCCGGCACGACCCGCTACGGCCACTCGTGGCAGGCCGCCGTCACGGCTCACCTCCTCCGCCGCGGCTGACGACGAGCCGTCCGTTCCTCTGTCGTCGTGCGACTCGGCCAGGGGGATGGCGTCTCCACGACGAGTTCGGCGACCTCGACGATCGCGTCGTCCGGCATGTCCGGGTAGTAGTTCTCCCGCAGCTGCTGCCCGAAGTGCCTCATGTCCGTTCCCTCGGGCTGCCGGGCCTGTTCTGCGGTGAGCTCGTCGAGTCGGTACCGTCGCACGGCGGTGACGTGCCCCGCGAGCGGAGCAGCGGTGGGATGGTCGTCGAACACGAACGTCGACGCGCCCACCCGGATCGACTCGCCCCACCGGACCGTGGTCACCTTCTCACCACGGACGATCGCGTCGTGGTGCTTCCGGTGGAAACGCACGAGCTGTCGAGCTTCATCAGTCACTCGACCAGCCTGCCCGACCCACGCGCACCCGGGTCAGCCCAGCGTCAGCTGTCCGTCGGCCTCGAGCCATTCGAGGCCCTCGACGACGGCCTGCACCGAGGTGTAGCGCGGGGCGTAGCCGAGAAGGCGGCGGGCCTTCTCGATGCTCATCGAGTGGCTGCGCGAGGCGTGTTGCCACGACGCGTCGCCGTGCTCGTCGGACGTCTGGTCTCGGAACTCGGCCCACGAGACGAACCGCAGCCGCGCCTCCTGACCGTGGTGCCGCGCGATCGCCTCGGCGAGCCCGCGCAAGGTGATCGCCCGCTCGCTGACGACGTGGAACGCCTCGCCGACCACCTGCGAGTGCCGTTCGGCGGCGAGCTGGAAGGCCTGCGCGACGTCGTCGGCGTGCACGTGATGGACGGTCTCGAGCCCGAGGCCCGGCATGGCGATCTCGCGCCCGGCGGCGAGGGCCTCCCAGACGGAGAGGTCGAGGTTGCCGACCGCGTTGATCATCGGCCAGCCCGGACCGGTGATGTGCCCCGGGTGCAACACGATGCTCTGCACTCCGCCCGGGCGCCGCGACTCGCGGAGCAGCAGCTCTTCGACGGCGGCCTTCTGCGTGCCGTACTCGCCGAACGGGGTGCGCTCGGCTTCTTCGGTGATCGGCACCTCGCGGGACGGGCCGTGCACCCAGACCGTGCCGCAGTGCACCAACACGGTGCCCGTGCCCTGCAGGGCGTCGACCATCTGGCGTGCCGACACGACCGTGAAGCAGATCATGTCGATCACGACGTCGGCCCCGAGCCCGGCGATCTCGCCCGCGAACGTGCCGTCGGCGTCGCCCGCCTCGCGATCGAGCAGGAGGCGCGTGACGCGTGACCACGCCGCGTGCGGTCGGTACGGCTCGGAGGCCCCGCGGCTGACGGCGACCACCTCGTGGCCGGCCTCGACGAGTCGCGGGACGAGGAAGCCACCCACATGGCCGGTGGACCCGATGACGACGATCTTCACGACGCCACCCCCGTCACGATCGAGAGGGCCTGGAGCGGACGGCGGGGACGGGGAGTGGCAGCGCTGCGCACGGCATCGGAGGACATGGCCCGACGCTACCCCGCGCCTCCGACACCGGCGTACCCCGCATGGGGGTCACCCGGCGTCCCCCCAAGTGCCCACTGTGCCCGGGCCCAGGATTCTTCAGACTTCCTATGAGGAGCACAGCGGCTCGTCGGATCACCGGGCACGGCCCGCGACGAGCCACCCGCTCCGCGCGTCCCATCCGGCACGCGCGACCCGACGAGGAGAACCATGACCTTCACCGACCCCCGCGCCCGCGGCACCCGCCGCCGCGTGACGACCGTCTGCCTCGCGGCGTCCCTGACCCTGGGACTCGTCGCCGTGGGCTCCGGCGCCGCCGTCGCCGCGCCTCCTGCGTCCGCACCGGCCGCACTAGGCAAGCCGGGCCCCGCCCCGACCCTGCCGGTCGTCGAGGGACCGGTGATGAACTACGTCGTCAACGCGACGAAGGCGAACCCGGGCGCGACCAAACAGGTCGAACGTGCGGTGGCCGCCTCCGGCGGCAGCGTCATCGCCGCGTACGCCGACCTCGGCGTGGTCGTGGCGCAGTCGAGCAACACGAACTTCTCCGCCTCGGTGCGCGGCGACAAGGCCGTCTCGTCGGCCGGAGCCACCCGCACCGCCGCGGTCGCCGCGACCGACCCGACCTACGGCGTCGGCACGACGGCCCCCGGCCCGGGCAAACCCGTCAGGCCCGGCCACCCGGGCGGTCCCGGCAAGCCCGGTGGCCCCGGACACCCCGGCAAGCCGAAGGCCGCGACCTCGCCCGAGCAGCGACTCGAAGAGGCCACGACCGTCGTCGCCGACCCCCTCGAGGCCCAGCAGTGGGACCTCACGGCGATCAAGGCCGACCAGGCCCACCAGGTCACCGACGGCAGCCGCGACGTGCTCGTGGCCGTGCTCGACTCGGGCATCGAGGGCGACCACCCCGACCTGCAGCCGAACATCGACGTGGCCGCCTCGGCGAGCTGCCTGACCGGGACGCCCGACTCGAGCTACGCGGCCTGGCAGCCCACGACGAGCGACCACGGCACCCACGTGGCCGGCACCATCGCCGCCGCCCGCAACGGCGTCGGCATCGTCGGCGTGGCCCCCGGCGTGACGATGTCGGCGGTGAAGGTCGTCAGCGACGACGGCTTCATCTACCCCGAGGCCGCCATCTGCGGCTTCATGCAGGCCGCCGCGACCGGCGCCGACATCACCAACAACAGCTACTACGTCGACCCGTGGCAGTTCTGGTGCGGCTCGGACGTCGACCAGGCGGCCGTGCTGACCGCCGTGGACCGCGCCGTCCAGTTCACGCAGAAGAAGGGCATCGTCAACGTGGCGGCGGCCGGCAACTCGTCGATCGACCTCGCGAACAAGACGGTCGACACCGCCAGCCCGAACGACACCACGCCGGTGTCCCGGCCGATCGACTCGCGCTGCCTCGACATCCCGACCGAGCTCGACGGCGTCGTCACCGTGTCGTCGACCACCTCGGCGGGGGCGAAGTCGAGCTTCTCGAACTACGGCGAAGGCGTCGTCGACGTCGCGGCCCCCGGCTCGGCGATCCTGTCGACCGTGACCGGCGGCGGCTACGGCACCAAGTCGGGCACGTCGATGGCCTCGCCCCACGTCGCCGGCGTGCTGGCGCTGCTGAAGTCCACCCACCCGCGCCTGAGCGGCACGGCCCTCACCGGTCTGCTCGAGCAGCAGGCGACGGACACCCCGTGCCCGACCGGCACGACGACCTGCACGGGCACCCCGGCCGACAACGGCTGGTTCGGTGAGGGGATCGTCGACGCCCTGGCGGCCGTCACGAAGTAGCGGGCAGCGCGAAGCGGGCACCACATGGTGAGCACCGCTTGGTGAGCACCGCGGAGCGAGCACCGCGCCCGACGGGGCGTCCGACCGGCCCCAGCGGCCCGGCGGGCGCCCCGTCCTCGCGCGGACGGGGCGTCCGTTCGCCTCTAGGCTGAGCGAGTCCCAATCGGAGGTTCGATGCACACCTGGCCCGGCAATCCCTACCCCCTCGGCGCGACCTACGACGGCAGCGGCACCAACTTCGCGATCTTCAGCGAAGCCGCCAGCAAGGTCGAGTTGTGTCTGTTCGACGACGACGGCACCGAGACGAGGGTCGAGTTCACCGAGGTCGACGCCTACGTCTGGCACGCCTACCTGCCCACCGTGCAGCCCGGCCAGCGCTACGGCTACCGCGTGCACGGCGAGTACGACCCCGCGAACGGCTCGCGCGCCAACCCGAACAAGCTGTTGCTCGACCCCTACGCCAAGGCCACCTGCGGCGAGATCGACTGGGACGAGGCGCTGTTCGCCTACACGTTCGGCGACCCCGACTCGCGCAACGACAAAGACAGCGGCCCGCACATGATGCTGGGCGTCGTCATCAACCCGTTCTTCGACTGGCAGGGCGACCGCGCCCCGAAGTACAGCTACGACGAGACCGTCATCTACGAGGCGCACGTCAAGGGCCTCACCGAGACGCACCCCGACATCCCCGAGGAAGAACGCGGCACGTACGCCGGCGTCGCGAACCCGGCGATCATCGACCACCTCAAGAAGCTCGGCATCACGACCCTCGAGCTGATGCCCGTGCACCAGTTCGTGCAGGACAACACGCTGCTCGAGAAGGGCCTCAGCAACTACTGGGGCTACAACACCATCGGGTTCTTCGCCCCGCACGCCGCCTACTCGGCCACCGGCGACATCGGCCAGCAGGTGCAGGAGTTCAAGACGATGGTGCGGGTGCTGCACGAAGCCGGCATCGAGGTCATCATCGACGTCGTCTACAACCACACGGCCGAGGGCAACCACCTGGGCCCGACCCTGTCGTTCAAGGGCATCGACAACGCCGCGTACTACCGGCTGATGGACGGCGACCAGCAGCACTACATGGACTACACGGGCACCGGGAACAGCCTGAACGTCCGTCACCCGCACTCGCTCCAGCTGATCATGGACAGCCTGCGCTACTGGGTCACCGAGATGCACGTCGACGGCTTCCGGTTCGACCTCGCGGCGTCGCTCGCCCGCGAGTTCTACGAGGTCGACCGCCTCTCGACCTTCTTCGAGCTCGTGCAGCAGGACCCGATCGTCTCGCAGGTCAAGCTGATCGCCGAGCCCTGGGACGTCGGCCCCGGCGGCTACCAGGTGGGCAACTTCCCGCCGCAGTGGACCGAGTGGAACGGCAAGTACCGCGACACCGTCCGCGACTTCTGGCGCGGCGAGCCCTCGACCCTCGGCGAGTTCGCCAGCCGCATCACCGGCTCGGCCGACCTGTACGAACGCGACGGACGCCGCCCGGTCGCGAGCATCAACTTCGTCACCGCGCACGACGGCTTCACGATGCGCGACCTCGTCAGCTACAACGACAAGCGCAACGACGCCAACGGCGAGGACGGCAACGACGGCGAGAGCCACAACCGTTCGTGGAACTCGGGCGTCGAGGGCGAGACCGACGACGGCGAGATCCGCGCCCTGCGCGAGCAGCGCCAGCGCAGCTTCCTCGCGACGCTGCTGCTCAGCCAGGGCGTGCCCATGCTGCTGCACGGCGACGAGCTCGGCCGCACCCAGGGCGGCAACAACAACACCTACGCCCAGGACAACCAGATCAGCTGGATCGACTGGCCCAACGCCGACCGCGACCTGATCGAGTTCGTCGCCGAGGTCATCAAGCTGCGTCACGACCACCCGACCTTCCGTCGCCAGCGGTACTTCAACGGCCGGCCCGTGACCCGTGGCGAGGGCGAGCCCCTGCCCGACATCGTCTGGCTGACGACCGAGGGCGACGCCATGCAAGAGGGCGAGTGGAACGAGTCCTACGCCAAGGCGATCGGCATGTTCCTCAACGGCAACGGCATCCGTGGCCGTGACGCCCGCGGTGGCCGCATCACCGACGTCAACTTCGTGCTGTACTTCAACGCCAGCGCCGAGACCGTCACGTTCGTCCTGCCGCCCGACGAGTACGCCCAGGGCTGGGAGGTCGTCGTCGACAGCACCGTGACCGCTCCCCCGCCGCCCGCGAGCGCCGCTCCCCGCACCCCGACGGCCACCCGAGCCGCCACCACCCCCCAACCGCCTTCGACCCCGCAGTCCCTCTCGGCCCTGCGGGCCGGCGACCGACTCCCCGTGGTGGGTCGCTCGCTCGTCGTCCTGCGTGCCACGGCCGAGGAAGAACTGTGACCCGACACGAACCGACCATGCACCCGCGCTCGACGTACCGACTCCAGGTGCGCGCCTCCTTCGATCTGGACGCGGCCGCCGACCTGGTGCCGTACCTGCGTGACCTCGGCGCCGACTGGGTCTACCTGTCGCCGATCCTCGCCGCCGAGCCGGGCAGCGACCACGGCTACGACGTCGTCGACCACAGTCAGGTCGACCCCGAGCGCGGCGGTGCCGAGGGCCTCGACGAGCTCTCGACGCGTGCCCACGCCGAGGGCCTCGGCGTGCTGGTCGACATCGTGCCGAACCACGTCGGCGTCGCGACCCCGAAGGCGAGCGTCTGGTGGTGGGACCTCCTGACCCACGGCCGCGCGTCCCGCTACGCCGACGCGTTCGACGTCGACTGGGCCGCGGGTGCCGACAAGGTCCTGCTGCCGGTGCTCGGCGAGCCCGCCGCGGCGGACGGCTCGATCGACGGCCTCACGGTCGACGGCGACGAGCTGCACTACTACGACAACGTCTACCCGATCGCCCCGGGCACGAGCTCTCCCGGCGACGACGCCGCCACGGTGCACTCGCGCCAGCACTACGAGCTGGTGCACTGGAAGCGGGCCGACACCGACCTCAACTACCGTCGCTTCTTCGCGGTCAACACCCTCGCGGGCATCCGCGTCGAACACCAGGGGGTCTTCGCCGAGTCGCACGCCGAGATCGGCCGCTGGTTCTCTGAGGGCCTCGTCGACGGCCTGCGCGTCGACCACCCGGACGGCCTCGCCGACCCCAAGGGCTACCTCGACCTGCTCGCCGCCCTGACCGGCGACGCGCACGTGCTCGTCGAGAAGATCCTCGAGGGCGACGAGCGCCTGCCCGAGGACTGGGCGACCGCCGGCACGACGGGTTACGACGCCCTGGCCGACCTCGACCGCCTCTTCGTCGACCCGAGCGGGGCACCCGCCCTCGACGCCCTCGACGCGCGACTGCGCCGAGCCCGCGGGGTCGACGCCGACGAGCACGCCGCCGGGGCCGACGAGACGACCGGCGACGAGCCCGTCGACTGGCACGAGATGATCCTCGGCACGAAGCGCGGCATCGCCGACGGCATCCTGGGCAGCGAGATCAACCGCCTCGCCCGGCTGATCGCCGAGGGCGGCACCGTCGACCCGGCGGTCGTGGACGCGCTGGCCGAGCTGGCCGCGGCCTTCCCGGTGTACCGCAGCTACCTGCCGCAGGGTGCCGAGTGGCTGACCGAGGCCGCCGAGGTCGCCACGACCCACCGCCCCGACCTCGCCGACGCCGTCGCGGGCGTCGTCACCGTGCTGCGCGACGAGTCGCACCCCGCCTCGGTGCGCTTCCAGCAGACGAGCGGCATGGTCATGGCCAAGGGCGTGGAGGACACCGCCTTCTACCGCTACAGCCGCCTGGCGACGCTGACCGAGGTGGGCGCCGACCCGAGCGAGTTCTCGCTGACGCCCGACGAGTTCCACGCGCGTCAGCAGGTCCGCCTGGCCGAGCGCCCGTTCGGCATGACGACCCTGTCCACGCACGACACGAAGCGCAGCGCCGACGTGCGCGCCCGCATCTCGGTGCTGGCCGAGGTCGCCACCGAGTGGGCGGCGACCCTCGAGCGCCTGCGCGAGCTCGCCCCGGTCGGCGACGGCCCGTTCGAGAACATCCTCTGGCAGACGATCGTCGGCTCGTGGCCCGCGTCGCGCGAGCGCCTGCACGCCTACGCCGAGAAGGCGTCCCGCGAGGCGAGCACGTCGACCACGTGGACCGACCGCACCGACGAGGCCGAGGCCTTCGAAGGGCGGATGCACGCCGCGGTCGACGCCGCCTTCGACGACGACGAGGTGCGTCACGAGGTCGAGCGCATCGTCGACGTCCTCCGCGCACCCGGCTACAGCAACTCGCTCGGCGTGGCGCTGATGCAGCTCACCGGCCCCGGCAGCCCCGACGTCTACCAGGGCGGCGAGCTGTGGGACTTCTCGCTCGTCGACCCCGACAACCGACGCGAGGTCGACTTCGGGCTGCGCCGGCGCCTCCTGGACGAGGTCCGCGGCGGTGCGACGCCGGCGATCGACGACACCGGTGCCGCCAAGCTCGTCGTGACGCACCACGCCCTGACGCTGCGCCGCGACCGCCCCGACCTGTTCACGCGGTACGCCGCGCTGCCGGTCTTCGGTGAGCAGGCCGCGTCGGCGGTCGCCGTCGACCGCGGCGGGGCGCTCGCGATCGCGACCCGTCTGCCCGTCGCGCTCGAGCAGGCCGGCGGCTGGGACGACACCGTCGTCCTGACCGCAGGAGGCGCGTATCGCGACGTGCTCACCGGCCGTCGGCACGAGGGCGGTCGCCTCCGCCTGGCCGACGTGCTCGACACGTACCCCGTCGCCCTGCTGATCCCCGCAGAGGACTGACCCCGTCGGGTCGCGCCGTGTCGCGCCCGACTACCGTCGCCCCCGGCGAGACGTCACGACATGCCCCTCACCTCCTGATGTGAGCGGCATGTCGTGCCTTCTCGACCTCCCCTCCCCCGCCCCTTCCGAACCCGAGGAGACCGATGAGCGTCTACGACGTCTGGGCCCCGAACGCGACCACCGTGCACCTGCACCTCGACGGCGACCTGCTGCCGCTGACGGCCGAGCCCGACACGGGCTGGTGGCGCGCCCCCGCCGACCTCGATCGGGGCCCGGGTCACCGCTACGGCTTCGTGCTCGACGGCGGCGACTCCCCCGAGGGCGAGACGCCACTGCCCGACCCCCGCTCGCGGCGCCAGCCCGACGGTGTCCACGGGCTCAGCGAGACCTACGACCCGAGCGCCTTCGCGTGGACCGACGACGCGTGGACCGGCCGCCAGCTGGCCGGCTCGGTCGTCTACGAGCTGCACGTCGGCACCTTCACGCCCGGAGGCACGCTCGACTCGGCGATCGAGAAGCTGCCGCACCTCGTCGACCTCGGCGTCGACCTGGTCGAGCTGTTGCCGGTCAACGGCGTCAACGGCCGCTGGAACTGGGGCTACGACGGCGTCGACTGGTTCACGGTGACCGACAACTACGGCGGCCCCGAGGCGTACCAGCGCTTCGTCGACGCCGCACACGCGGCCGGCCTCGGCGTCGTGCAGGACGTCGTCTACAACCACCTCGGTCCGTCGGGCAACTACCTGCCCCTGTTCGGCCCGTACCTGTCGAGCAAGCACGCCAACACCTGGGGCGACAACGTCAACCTCGACGATGACGGCGCCCACGAGGTGCGCGAGTTCATCCTCGACAACACGGCCATGTGGCTCGACGAGTACCACGTCGACGGTCTGCGCCTCGACGCGGTGCACGCGCTCAAGGACGACAGCGAGGTCCACCTGCTGCAGGAGCTGGCCGAGCGCACCGCGGCCCTCAGCAGCCACCTGCGCCGCCCGCTCTCGCTGATCGCCGAGAGCGACCTCAACGACCCGCGCCTCGTCACCCCGCGCGACGGCGGCGGCTTCGGCCCCGACCACCGCCAGGGCTACGGCCTCGACGCGCAGTGGAGCGACGACTTCCACCACGCCGTCCACGTCGCGCTGACCGGCGAGACGACGGGTTACTACGCCGACTTCGAGCCCCTCGGCGCCCTCGCCAAGGTGCTCACCAAGGGCTTCTTCCACGACGGCACCTGGTCGTCGTTCCGCGAGGCGACGCACGGCCACCCGGTCGACACCGAGCACATGCCGACCTGGCGCCTGGTCGTCGCCAACCAGAACCACGACCAGATCGGCAACCGGGCGATCGGCGACCGCCTGGCCGCGACGCTCGACGACGGGCAGCTGATCATCGCCGCCACGCTGACCCTGGCCGGCCCGTACACCCCGATGCTCTTCATGGGCGAGGAGTGGGGCGCCTCGACCCCGTGGCAGTTCTTCACCTCGCACCCCGAGCACGACCTCGGCGAGGCGACCGCGAAGGGCCGCATCGCCGAGTTCGCGAAGATGGGCTGGGACGAGTCGTCCGTGCCCGACCCGCAGGAGCCCTCGACCTTCGAGAACAGCAAGCTCGACTGGTCCGAGCTCGAGACCGGCCGCCACGCGGTGCTGCTCGACGCGTACCGCCGCCTCGGCGCCCTGCGCCGCAGCGAGCCCGCGCTCACCGACCCCCGCTTCGGCGAGACCGGCGTCGAGTACGACGGCGACGCCCGCTGGCTGGTGCTGACGCGTGGCGACCTGCGGATCGCGATCAACCTCGCCGACCAGGAGGCGCGGGTCGCGGTGAGCGCCGAGACCGTCCTGTTCGCCAGCGACGAGTCGATCGTCCCGGGTGCGAGCCTGCTGCTGCCGGCGCACTCGGTCGCGATCGTCCGCTGACGCGCGCGTCGGACGACGCGGGCACAGGTGACGCGCGCCCGGGGCTGACCACCCCGGGCGCGCGCGTGCCGCCTGCTGGCTAGCGCGTCGACACGTCGCCGCGGACGGGCCCGACCCGGTGCGAGGTGGCGCGGACGCTCGGCAGGCGACGGTGTCGCACGACCAGCTCGACGACGGCGCGGGACCGGCGACGCAGACCCCACAGGGTCACCTTGGTCAGCGACTCCCGGACGATCGAGCCGCTCATCTTCGACGCGCCGTGGATGCGCTCGGTGAACGTGATCGGGGTCTCGACGACCCGCAGGCCCGCCTGCAGCGCGCGCCAGAGCAGGTCGACCTGGAAGCAGTAGCCGCGCGACTCGACCCGGTCGAGGTCGATGCGGCGCAGCGCCGACGACCGGAACACCCGGAAGCCGCCGGTCGTGTCGGCCACCCGGATTCCCAGGGCGCCGCGCGTGTACCAGCTGCCGCCGCGGCTGAGCAGCTCCCGACGCAGCGGCCAGTTCTCGACGGCGCCGCCGGGCACCCACCGCGAGCCGAGCACGAGATCGTTCTCGCGCAGCAGCTCGAGCATGCCGGGCAGGTACTCGGGGTGGTGCGAGCCGTCGGCGTCCATCTCGACGAGGGCGTCGTAGCCGCGCTCGAGTCCCCAGGCGAAGCCGGCGAGGTAGGCGGCGCCGAGGCCGGCCTTCTCGGTGCGGTGCATCACGTGCACACGGGGGTCGCGGTCGGCGTAGGCGTCGGCCAGCTCCCCGGTGCCGTCGGGCGAGCCGTCGTCGACGACGAGCACGTCGACCGAGGCACCGGAGGCGAGGGTGCGCCCCACGATCCAGTCGAGGTTCTCGCGCTCGTTGAAGGTCGGGATGATGACGAGGGCGTCGTTCATGGTGGGGTCCTTTCCCGTCGGGTGGGAGTCGGAGGTGTCGGGTGTCGGGTGTCGGGTGTTCGGTGTTCGGTGTTCGGGGCGGGTCGGGGGCCCCGAGGTCAGGAGGCGCGGCGTGGGCCACCGGGGCGGCCGCCGGTCACGAGGTCACGAGGTCCGCGAACACGATCAGGTTGTCGACGTAGTGCCCGGTGGACCGGTCGAACGTGCCGTCGCAGGTGATGAGCCGCAGCCCGGGCGTCGGGCTCGCGCCGTAGACGTCGCTGGTCGGGAACGTCGCCTTCGGGGTGCGCTCGCTGCCGGTGACGCGGAAGGTCTCGACCGAGCCGGTGGACAGCGTGACCTGCACCTCGTCGCCGGGCACGAGCTTCGCCAGGTCGACGAAGACCGCTGGGCCCGAGCCCGAGTCGACGTGCCCGGCGATGACGGCCGGTCCGACCGCTCCGGGGACGACGCCGTCCTGGTACCAGCCGGCCGACTGCCACTCCTTCGGCGGGTCGAGCTCGCCCTGGGCCCCGAGCCCGAGGTCCTCGAGTCCGGAGTCGACGCCGATCGACGGGATCTGCACGCGGACGGGCGTCGCGTCCGCCGGCGGCGCAGTGTACGACGGGGCGGCAGGGTCCTGGAAGGCCCCGGCGGCGCCGCTCGCGGGGTCCGGCGTCGCGGTGGCCGACGGCGAGGCCGCGACCGAGGTGCCCGTGTCGTCGGGCCGGTCGGCGACGGCGGCCGCGGTCACCCCGCCGGCGACGAGCACCAGGGCGGCACCGACGGCGAGGGCGCCGGCGCGATGGCCGGCCACGAAGGTCGCGAGGCTCATCCGGCCACCGCCAGAGGTGAGCACGCGCCGAGGCTCGTGCCCTCGAGCTGCAGGGCGGCCAGCGCCGCCCAGGCGGTGCCGTAGTACGTCGGGGTCGACTGCGACAAGGCGTCGGCGGTGCGCAGGTCGGCGGCGGCCCGGTCGTGCTGGCCGTCGCTGGCCTCGGCCGCCGCGCGGGCGGCGTAGGCGAGCGGGCTCTGGTCCGAGCCCAGGGACTGCCCGCCGAGGTCGAGTTGCATCGGCAGCTCGTCGTACCGCTGCAGCACGGA
This genomic interval from Frigoribacterium sp. Leaf415 contains the following:
- a CDS encoding polyprenol monophosphomannose synthase, with product MNDALVIIPTFNERENLDWIVGRTLASGASVDVLVVDDGSPDGTGELADAYADRDPRVHVMHRTEKAGLGAAYLAGFAWGLERGYDALVEMDADGSHHPEYLPGMLELLRENDLVLGSRWVPGGAVENWPLRRELLSRGGSWYTRGALGIRVADTTGGFRVFRSSALRRIDLDRVESRGYCFQVDLLWRALQAGLRVVETPITFTERIHGASKMSGSIVRESLTKVTLWGLRRRSRAVVELVVRHRRLPSVRATSHRVGPVRGDVSTR
- a CDS encoding class F sortase codes for the protein MLTSGGGRMSLATFVAGHRAGALAVGAALVLVAGGVTAAAVADRPDDTGTSVAASPSATATPDPASGAAGAFQDPAAPSYTAPPADATPVRVQIPSIGVDSGLEDLGLGAQGELDPPKEWQSAGWYQDGVVPGAVGPAVIAGHVDSGSGPAVFVDLAKLVPGDEVQVTLSTGSVETFRVTGSERTPKATFPTSDVYGASPTPGLRLITCDGTFDRSTGHYVDNLIVFADLVTS
- the treZ gene encoding malto-oligosyltrehalose trehalohydrolase produces the protein MSVYDVWAPNATTVHLHLDGDLLPLTAEPDTGWWRAPADLDRGPGHRYGFVLDGGDSPEGETPLPDPRSRRQPDGVHGLSETYDPSAFAWTDDAWTGRQLAGSVVYELHVGTFTPGGTLDSAIEKLPHLVDLGVDLVELLPVNGVNGRWNWGYDGVDWFTVTDNYGGPEAYQRFVDAAHAAGLGVVQDVVYNHLGPSGNYLPLFGPYLSSKHANTWGDNVNLDDDGAHEVREFILDNTAMWLDEYHVDGLRLDAVHALKDDSEVHLLQELAERTAALSSHLRRPLSLIAESDLNDPRLVTPRDGGGFGPDHRQGYGLDAQWSDDFHHAVHVALTGETTGYYADFEPLGALAKVLTKGFFHDGTWSSFREATHGHPVDTEHMPTWRLVVANQNHDQIGNRAIGDRLAATLDDGQLIIAATLTLAGPYTPMLFMGEEWGASTPWQFFTSHPEHDLGEATAKGRIAEFAKMGWDESSVPDPQEPSTFENSKLDWSELETGRHAVLLDAYRRLGALRRSEPALTDPRFGETGVEYDGDARWLVLTRGDLRIAINLADQEARVAVSAETVLFASDESIVPGASLLLPAHSVAIVR